DNA sequence from the Hydrogenimonas thermophila genome:
AAAAAAACTCAAGGCAACCTTGAAAAAAGAGGTAGAGCAAGAGCTTGATTCAATCATTATCTATGAGTTCGATAAACCAAGCTATTCACGCAGGGAAGTGATAGGAATTGACAAAAATGAATCTCTCTTTAGTTAGGAATTGATATGCAAAAAAGTGACCGTACCCATTTTATTATCTCACCAGGAAAGCTTAGACGTAAAGATAACAACATATATTTTGACCGCTATGATGAAGATGGTGAAGTGGTTCAAACAAAGATTCTACCGATCAATGCAATAGATGAAATTTATCTACTTGCACGGGTTGAGGTAGATAGTTATACCATTGCATTTTTAGCCGATAACAACATTCTTCTTTATCTCTTTAGCCCTTATCAGAGTTTTAGAGGAAACTTTTACCCTAATACTCCAAATAGTGTGAATAAGAGCGGTTTTGTGCTACTTCAACAGGTACGGGCATTTGATGATCCAAAACAGAGACTCTATATTGCCAAAGCAGTGACCGAAGGGCAGATTCGCAATGGTGCTTACAACTGTAATCGAAGAGATGTAGTATTTGATGAAGCACCCTATATGGAAGCACTTGAAAAAGCTAAATCAATTTCTGAAGTGATGGCAGTCGAAGGGAGTTTTAAAAAGTCGTACTATCAAGCGTGGAATAAGATTATCAAAAATCAGCGTAGCTTTAAGTTTACTACACGTAGTAAACGTCCGCCAGCAGATAAAATTAATGCTATGATCTCATACATCAATACCCGAATCTATAATGTTGTTTTGAGTGAGATTTATAAAACCGAACTTGACCCACGTATTGGCTTTTTGCACGAACCCAACTATCGTGCGTTAAGTTTGCATCTAGACATAGCAGAGATTTTTAAGCCAGTAATTGGAGATAATCTAATTTTTACTCTCTTAAATCGTGAACAGATTACAGCAAAAACATTTAAAACAGATGCCAAACGCATACGTTTTACTAATGAAGCCATTCAAACAATTGAAATAGAGATGATCAAAAAACTGACTGATCAGATCAAAATTGGAGAACAAAGACTCACTTGGCGACAGGTAATAAGACGAGAAATTAATCATCTTAAACGGTGTATTTGTGAATACGACAGTTACCAACCATTCATTCA
Encoded proteins:
- the cas1 gene encoding CRISPR-associated endonuclease Cas1, with the protein product MQKSDRTHFIISPGKLRRKDNNIYFDRYDEDGEVVQTKILPINAIDEIYLLARVEVDSYTIAFLADNNILLYLFSPYQSFRGNFYPNTPNSVNKSGFVLLQQVRAFDDPKQRLYIAKAVTEGQIRNGAYNCNRRDVVFDEAPYMEALEKAKSISEVMAVEGSFKKSYYQAWNKIIKNQRSFKFTTRSKRPPADKINAMISYINTRIYNVVLSEIYKTELDPRIGFLHEPNYRALSLHLDIAEIFKPVIGDNLIFTLLNREQITAKTFKTDAKRIRFTNEAIQTIEIEMIKKLTDQIKIGEQRLTWRQVIRREINHLKRCICEYDSYQPFIQSEPK